The following coding sequences lie in one Paramormyrops kingsleyae isolate MSU_618 chromosome 15, PKINGS_0.4, whole genome shotgun sequence genomic window:
- the uqcr11 gene encoding cytochrome b-c1 complex subunit 10, which yields MLTKAVGPKYISIFKAWVPTMVGWGTVGAVGLVHFTDWRVILDYVPYINGKFKNDE from the exons ATGCTTACTAAAGCGGTTGGACCCAAATATATTTCCATCTTCAAAGCGTG GGTTCCCACAATGGTCGGCTGGGGCACCGTAGGTGCGGTGGGTCTAGTCCATTTCACAGACTGGAGAGTAATTCTGGATTATGTGCCCTACATAAATGGAAAATTTAAGAACGACGAATAG
- the tcf3b gene encoding transcription factor 3b isoform X2, which produces MFAPPVANGKNRPTTLASSQFGGSSMDERAGSGSWPPAEQNSPSFSQGRGYGEGAHYSEHEGLSTAPYLSSGIGGKNERGPYSSFGAQPGFLSGDMAMSSPDALSPSGLKSGSQFYSPYPGNARRRPPDGGIDAQPKKRKVPPGLPSSVYASTSGDEYNRDNTGYPAPKPGTVYPSSFYIPEGLQPSSDPWGSSGPPGQLGYSPMLGNSPHIAQPGSFTAINPQDRMSYPLHGSEVNSSLPSGFHSNPGGYGVSNHTPPINGADSIMASRGTTTGSSGDEIGKALASIYPSDHNSNNFSSTPSTPVGSPQAVAAAGSQWPRTPAQTLSPSYEGGLHTLNKMEDRLEEAIHVLRSHAVGQHSDMHSMLSAVSSVHNGGLGGLTPAFSSAGLALSSRHPAMGAHHEDSAGLPHSGSLLQSHHASVPTQPGGQPEGFASLPGAIACSSNSSSNSDIKREDKEGDENASIGDKSDDEKKDSKVSHSRTSQDEDDDEDLPAEVKIEREKERRVANNARERLRVRDINEAFKELGRMCQLHLSNDKPQTKLLILHQAVNVILNLEQQVRERNLNPKAACLKRREEEKVSGVVGDSQMSLSGGHPGLGGDGHNPVSHM; this is translated from the exons GGGTACGGCGAAGGGGCGCACTACAGCGAGCACGAGGGGCTGTCCACGGCGCCCTACCTCAGCTCAGGGATCGGCG GTAAAAACGAAAGGGGCCCATACTCATCTTTTGGAGCTCAG CCCGGCTTCCTGTCAGGAGACATGGCTATGTCCAGCCCCGACGCTCTGTCTCCCTCAGGCCTGAAATCTGGCTCCCAGTTCTACTCCCCATATCCAGGCAACGCGCGGAGGCGTCCTCCCGACGGCGGCATCG ATGCTCAGCCAAAGAAGAGGAAGGTTCCTCCTGGCCTGCCGTCCTCG GTATATGCCTCGACGTCTGGGGACGAATACAACAGGGACAATACGGGGTACCCTGCCCCCAAGCCGGGGACCGTCTATCCAAGCTCCTTCTACATACCAG AGGGTCTGCAGCCCTCCTCAGATCCCTGGGGCTCTTCTGGTCCACCTGGCCAGCTGGGGTACTCCCCGATGCTGGGGAACTCGCCTCACATCGCCCAGCCAGGGTCCTTCACTGCCATTAACCCCCAAGACCGCATG AGTTACCCTCTCCATGGCAGCGAAGTGAACAGCAGCTTGCCCTCAGGCTTCCATTCCAACCCGGGGGGGTACGGTGTGTCCAATCACACCCCCCCCATCAATGGCGCAGACAGCATAATGG CCAGCAGAGGCACGACGACGGGGAGCTCCGGGGACGAGATCGGCAAGGCTTTGGCTTCG ATCTACCCCTCCGACCACAACAGCAACAACTTCTCCTCCACCCCGTCCACTCCAGTGGGTTCCCCTCAGGCTGTTGCAG CGGCTGGATCTCAGTGGCCCCGGACCCCTGCGCAGACCCTCTCGCCCAGCTACGAGGGCGGCCTGCACACGCTG AACAAGATGGAGGACCGGCTAGAGGAAGCCATCCACGTGCTGCGCAGCCACGCTGTGGGCCAGCACTCGGACATGCACAGCATGCTTAGTGCCGTGTCCTCCGTGCACAACGGGGGCCTCGGGGGGCTGACGCCGGCCTTCTCCAGTGCCGGCCTGGCCCTGAGCAGCCGGCACCCCGCCATG GGTGCCCACCACGAGGATTCGGCAGGCCTCCCCCACAGCGGCAGTCTCCTGCAGAGTCACCATGCCTCAGTCCCCACGCAGCCTGGAGGACAACCTGAAGGCTTTGCCA GCCTGCCCGGGGCCATCGCTTGCTCCTCGAACTCCAGCAGCAACTCCGACATCAAGAGGGAGGACAAGGAGGGCGACGAGAATGCATCCATCGGAGACAAGTCTGATGATGAGAAGAAGGACTCCAAGGTCTCGCACTCGAGAACAAG TCAAGAcgaggatgatgatgaagacCTCCCGGCCGAGGTGAAGATCGAGCGGGAGAAGGAGCGGCGGGTGGCCAACAATGCGCGCGAGCGGCTGCGGGTGCGAGACATCAACGAGGCCTTCAAGGAGCTGGGCCGAATGTGCCAGCTGCACCTGAGCAACGACAAACCTCAGACCAAACTGCTCATCCTGCACCAGGCCGTCAATGTCATCCTCAACCTGGAGCAGCAAGTGCGAG AAcgcaacttgaaccccaaggcCGCCTGTCTGAAGCggagggaggaggagaaggtTTCTGGGGTGGTGGGCGATTCCCAGATGTCGCTCTCGGGGGGGCACCCTGGCCTGGGAGGCGATGGGCACAACCCCGTCAGCCATATGTAA